The following proteins come from a genomic window of Nodularia sp. LEGE 06071:
- a CDS encoding ATP-binding protein yields MITISLRPVGRNWGTISFASTLYLCPILDLLLAEIPAKLQAELRLGLQEALVNAAKHGNNLDPSKTVVVRFSLIDNQYWWVISDQGQGFIPASTNDEEPTDYLPPDESENGRGLCLLHQIFDQVEWNRKGTELRLCKEMANRPRLSLRR; encoded by the coding sequence GTGATTACCATTTCCCTCCGTCCAGTAGGACGTAATTGGGGTACGATTAGTTTCGCCTCAACTCTTTATCTATGCCCAATTTTAGATTTACTGTTGGCGGAAATCCCCGCCAAACTACAAGCAGAACTCAGGCTAGGACTCCAAGAAGCCTTAGTAAATGCCGCCAAACACGGTAATAATCTTGATCCTAGTAAAACAGTTGTAGTCCGGTTTTCCTTAATAGATAATCAGTATTGGTGGGTAATATCAGACCAAGGACAAGGTTTTATTCCCGCATCTACTAACGATGAAGAACCAACAGATTATTTACCACCCGATGAGTCAGAAAATGGTCGTGGTTTATGTCTTCTGCACCAAATTTTCGATCAAGTAGAGTGGAATCGTAAAGGTACAGAATTAAGGCTGTGTAAAGAAATGGCAAATCGCCCCC
- the rlmD gene encoding 23S rRNA (uracil(1939)-C(5))-methyltransferase RlmD gives MTKQQGELIEITIADLSNTGEGVGRFEEQVVFVPDTVPGDRAIVRLVYVKPTYAHGKLHELLEASPHRVRPSCIVADKCGGCQWQHIDYEYQLLAKHNQVIQALQRIGGFVNPPVDPVLTTSAPLGYRNKSTYPLGISATGQVQAGYYQKGSHQLVNLNQCPVQDPRLNPLLAEVKQDIQQRGWRIYDERKHQGQIRHLGLRIGRRTGEMLLTLVVKDWNLPGIEQQAQEWLKRYPQLMGVSLNRNSDRTNAIFGSQTRCIAGVPYLREKLADLEFQVLPDTFFQVYTEAAEALLQVIQSELNLQGQELLVDAYCGIGTLTLPLAKQVRQAIGIELQPEAVQQAILNAEHNGINNVTFQVGAVEKLLPEMGIIPDVVLLDPPRKGCDRAVIDSLLLSKPSRIVYVSCKVATLARDLKLLCQDGQYTVTRVQPADFFPQTAHVEAVAFLVRSHL, from the coding sequence ATGACTAAACAACAGGGTGAGTTAATTGAAATTACGATCGCTGACCTGAGTAATACAGGTGAAGGTGTGGGACGCTTTGAGGAACAGGTGGTTTTTGTTCCTGATACTGTTCCAGGCGATCGCGCTATAGTTCGCTTAGTATACGTTAAACCTACTTACGCTCACGGCAAACTGCATGAGCTATTGGAAGCATCTCCTCATCGGGTGCGACCTAGTTGCATTGTGGCTGATAAGTGTGGTGGTTGTCAGTGGCAACATATTGATTATGAATATCAGCTTTTAGCAAAGCATAATCAAGTTATCCAAGCTTTACAACGTATTGGCGGTTTTGTCAATCCCCCAGTCGATCCCGTGCTGACGACATCTGCACCTTTGGGCTATCGCAATAAATCTACTTATCCTCTGGGAATTTCCGCCACAGGTCAGGTACAAGCTGGTTACTACCAAAAAGGTAGCCATCAATTAGTGAATTTAAATCAATGTCCTGTTCAAGATCCACGCTTAAATCCTTTATTGGCTGAAGTCAAACAAGATATCCAACAGCGCGGTTGGCGAATTTACGATGAACGCAAACACCAAGGACAAATCCGCCATCTGGGTTTACGCATTGGACGGCGGACTGGGGAAATGTTGCTGACTTTGGTAGTCAAGGATTGGAATTTACCAGGAATTGAACAGCAAGCCCAGGAATGGTTAAAGCGCTATCCCCAATTGATGGGAGTGTCGTTAAATCGAAATAGCGATCGCACAAATGCCATTTTTGGTTCTCAAACTCGTTGCATTGCTGGCGTTCCCTACCTGCGAGAAAAACTCGCTGATTTAGAATTTCAAGTCCTTCCAGATACCTTTTTCCAGGTTTATACAGAAGCCGCAGAAGCACTATTACAGGTAATTCAATCCGAACTCAATCTTCAAGGACAAGAGTTGCTAGTTGATGCATATTGTGGTATTGGGACTTTAACATTGCCTTTAGCCAAACAAGTCCGCCAAGCCATAGGCATAGAATTACAACCAGAAGCAGTACAGCAGGCAATTTTGAATGCCGAACACAATGGAATTAATAATGTCACATTCCAAGTAGGAGCAGTAGAGAAATTGCTGCCAGAAATGGGAATCATCCCCGATGTGGTGTTACTTGACCCGCCCCGCAAAGGATGCGATCGCGCTGTGATCGATTCTTTATTGCTATCGAAACCTTCACGCATAGTTTACGTCAGCTGTAAAGTAGCCACTCTGGCCCGCGACCTGAAATTGTTATGCCAAGATGGGCAATACACCGTTACACGGGTGCAACCTGCTGATTTCTTTCCTCAAACAGCCCATGTGGAAGCTGTCGCCTTTCTTGTGCGATCGCATTTGTAG
- a CDS encoding allophycocyanin subunit alpha-B yields the protein MTVISQVILQADDQLRYPSSGELKNIKDYLQTGVQRTRIAATLAENEKKIVQEATKKLWQKRPDFIAPGGNAYGERQRSLCIRDFGWYLRLITYGVLAGDKEPIEKIGLIGVREMYNSLGVPVPGMVEAINALKTASIDLLSAEDAAQAAPYFDYIIQAMS from the coding sequence ATGACTGTCATTAGCCAAGTTATTCTCCAAGCCGACGACCAACTGCGTTATCCCAGCAGTGGCGAACTCAAAAACATCAAAGATTATTTGCAAACCGGTGTCCAACGGACGCGCATTGCTGCGACCTTAGCTGAGAACGAAAAAAAGATTGTTCAAGAAGCCACCAAAAAGCTTTGGCAAAAGCGACCAGACTTTATCGCCCCCGGCGGTAATGCTTACGGCGAACGTCAGCGTTCTCTGTGTATCCGTGACTTTGGCTGGTACTTGCGCCTAATTACCTATGGCGTACTTGCTGGCGACAAAGAACCAATCGAAAAAATTGGTTTAATTGGTGTGCGAGAAATGTACAATTCTTTAGGTGTTCCAGTCCCCGGCATGGTAGAAGCTATCAATGCCTTGAAAACAGCCTCTATTGACTTACTCAGTGCGGAAGACGCAGCCCAAGCAGCACCCTACTTTGATTACATCATTCAAGCGATGTCCTAA
- the purL gene encoding phosphoribosylformylglycinamidine synthase subunit PurL, producing MTATSSTPFSPQEIAAEGLKPEEYAEIVKRLGRHPNKAELGMFGVMWSEHCCYKNSRPLLKQFPTTGPRILVGPGENAGVVDIGDGRQLAFKIESHNHPSAVEPFQGAATGVGGILRDIFTMGARPIALLNSLRFGDLDDPKTQRLFTGVVAGISHYGNCVGVPTVGGEVYFDKAYSGNPLVNVMALGLMETPEIVKSGASGFGNPVLYVGSTTGRDGMGGASFASTELSDKSLDNRPAVQVGDPFIEKSLIEACLEAFKTGAVVAAQDMGAAGITCSTSEMAAKGGVGIEFDLDKIPVRETGMVPYEYLLSESQERMLFVAHKGREQELIDIFERWGLHAVVAGTVIAEPIVRILFRGKVAAEIPAEALAENTPLYERELLAEPPEYAREAWKWSPDSLPSCTTTGIEIQEKLQSWDDILLTLLDTPTIASKSWVYRQYDHQVQNNTVILPGGADAAVVRLRPLEKNQNETSEPESFTTGVAATVDCNPRYVYLDPYEGAKAVVAEAARNLSCVGAEPLAVTDNLNFGSPEKPIGYWQLAEACRGLSEGCLELATPVTGGNVSLYNETFDAEGNPQPIYPTPVVGMVGLIPDLSKICGQGWQAAGDLIYLLGLPLTSPISLGASEYLATIHKTVAGKPPRVDFDLERRVQQVCRDGIRAGWIRSAHDSAEGGVAVALAESCLSGKLGAEINIEIPENQLNRLDEVLFGEGGARILVSVTSAEQKNWESYLQSHLGQSWQKLGTVGNSGNSEAGLLILNSDNQTLIKVSMEQMSDRYFHAIAKRCCKQFANRLANPTNTPN from the coding sequence ATGACCGCCACCTCCTCTACTCCCTTTTCCCCGCAAGAAATCGCCGCCGAAGGTTTAAAACCAGAAGAATATGCAGAAATTGTCAAACGCTTAGGGCGACATCCCAACAAAGCTGAACTGGGAATGTTTGGGGTGATGTGGTCTGAACATTGCTGTTACAAAAATTCCCGGCCATTACTCAAACAGTTTCCCACCACAGGCCCCCGCATCCTAGTTGGCCCTGGTGAAAATGCTGGGGTTGTAGACATAGGCGACGGCAGACAATTAGCATTTAAAATTGAATCTCATAACCACCCCTCAGCTGTTGAACCTTTCCAAGGCGCAGCTACTGGTGTAGGCGGAATTCTCCGAGATATTTTTACAATGGGGGCGCGTCCCATTGCTTTATTAAATTCTTTACGTTTCGGTGATTTAGACGACCCCAAAACCCAAAGATTGTTTACAGGTGTGGTCGCGGGAATCTCCCATTATGGTAATTGTGTTGGGGTTCCCACTGTCGGAGGTGAAGTTTACTTTGACAAAGCTTACTCCGGAAATCCTTTAGTCAACGTGATGGCGCTGGGATTGATGGAAACGCCGGAAATTGTCAAATCGGGGGCTTCTGGTTTCGGTAATCCGGTACTGTATGTTGGTTCTACCACCGGACGCGATGGTATGGGTGGGGCAAGTTTTGCTAGTACAGAATTAAGCGATAAATCACTAGATAACCGTCCCGCCGTGCAAGTAGGCGACCCCTTTATCGAAAAGTCTTTAATTGAAGCTTGTTTGGAAGCGTTTAAAACTGGTGCAGTTGTCGCCGCCCAAGATATGGGTGCTGCTGGGATCACCTGTTCCACATCAGAAATGGCGGCTAAAGGTGGTGTAGGGATTGAATTTGATTTAGATAAGATTCCTGTGCGAGAAACAGGAATGGTTCCCTATGAATACCTGCTTTCGGAATCTCAAGAAAGAATGCTATTTGTTGCCCACAAGGGGCGGGAACAAGAGCTAATTGATATTTTTGAACGTTGGGGACTTCACGCTGTGGTTGCCGGTACGGTGATTGCTGAACCCATTGTGCGGATTTTATTCCGGGGTAAAGTAGCCGCAGAAATTCCGGCTGAGGCGTTGGCGGAAAATACCCCACTTTATGAACGGGAATTGTTGGCGGAACCACCAGAATATGCCCGTGAAGCTTGGAAATGGTCGCCTGATTCTTTACCGAGTTGCACAACAACTGGGATTGAAATTCAAGAAAAATTGCAATCTTGGGATGATATTCTGTTAACTTTGCTCGATACGCCAACGATCGCTTCTAAAAGTTGGGTCTATCGTCAGTATGACCATCAGGTGCAGAATAATACGGTGATTTTACCAGGTGGTGCTGATGCGGCTGTGGTGCGCTTACGTCCCCTGGAAAAAAATCAAAATGAAACGTCAGAGCCTGAAAGTTTTACAACAGGGGTGGCGGCGACTGTAGACTGTAATCCTCGTTATGTTTATCTTGACCCTTACGAGGGAGCTAAGGCAGTGGTGGCAGAAGCGGCTCGAAATCTTAGCTGTGTGGGTGCTGAACCTCTGGCGGTGACGGATAATCTCAATTTTGGCAGTCCAGAAAAACCTATTGGTTACTGGCAATTGGCTGAAGCTTGTCGGGGTTTGTCTGAAGGTTGTCTGGAATTAGCAACACCAGTTACAGGGGGGAATGTCTCTCTGTACAATGAAACTTTTGATGCTGAAGGTAATCCCCAACCCATTTATCCCACTCCGGTGGTGGGGATGGTGGGATTGATTCCCGATTTAAGCAAAATTTGTGGTCAAGGTTGGCAAGCAGCAGGTGATCTAATTTATCTTTTGGGTTTACCTCTGACATCCCCCATTAGTTTGGGTGCATCTGAGTATTTAGCGACTATCCACAAGACTGTGGCTGGAAAGCCGCCACGGGTAGATTTTGATTTAGAACGTCGTGTACAGCAAGTTTGCCGTGACGGTATTCGTGCGGGTTGGATACGTTCAGCCCATGATTCTGCTGAGGGCGGAGTGGCTGTTGCTTTGGCTGAATCTTGCCTTTCTGGGAAATTAGGTGCGGAAATTAACATAGAAATCCCTGAAAACCAGTTAAATCGTCTGGATGAAGTGCTGTTTGGTGAAGGTGGGGCGAGAATTTTAGTTTCGGTAACATCGGCAGAACAGAAAAATTGGGAATCTTACTTACAGTCACATCTGGGACAAAGTTGGCAAAAGCTGGGTACAGTGGGTAATTCAGGCAATTCTGAAGCAGGTTTGTTAATTTTAAATTCTGATAACCAAACCTTAATCAAAGTTAGTATGGAACAAATGAGCGATCGCTATTTCCACGCGATAGCGAAGCGCTGCTGCAAGCAGTTCGCCAACCGTCTTGCTAACCCAACCAATACTCCCAATTAA
- the purF gene encoding amidophosphoribosyltransferase, whose product MIPIHSVTMASPRKLSDEYPNQETDQINSHEHRPDKPEEACGVFGIYAPEADVAKMTYFGLYALQHRGQESAGIATFEDAKVHLHKDMGLVSQVFNESILEHLPGNIAVGHTRYSTTGSSRKDNAQPAVVETRLGSLALAHNGNLVNTVKLREELVETKVSLVTTTDSEMIAFAIAEAVNSGADWLEGSIQAFHRCEGAFSLVIGTPVGVMGVRDPNGIRPLVIGTLPGNPVRYVLASETCGLDIIGAEYLRDVEPGELVWITEAGLASYHWSQKPERKLCIFEMIYFARPDSIMHNESLYTYRMRLGRRIAAESAVDADIVFGVPDSGIPAAIGFSQASGVPYMEGLIKNRYVGRTFIQPTQSMRETGIRMKLNPLKDVLLGKRVIIVDDSIVRGTTSRKLVKALREAGATEVHMRISSPPVTHPCFYGIDTDSQDQLIAATKSVAEIAEQLGVDSLAYLSWEGMLQETQEDTNTFCSACFTGNYPVTIPEQVKRSKLILEKVVV is encoded by the coding sequence ATGATTCCCATCCATTCCGTGACTATGGCTTCGCCACGCAAGCTATCGGATGAATACCCGAATCAGGAGACAGACCAAATTAATAGTCATGAACATCGACCAGACAAGCCAGAAGAAGCTTGTGGTGTTTTTGGCATTTACGCACCAGAAGCAGATGTTGCCAAAATGACCTACTTTGGATTGTATGCCCTCCAACATCGGGGTCAAGAATCAGCTGGGATTGCCACGTTTGAGGATGCTAAAGTACACCTGCACAAAGACATGGGCTTAGTGTCTCAAGTCTTTAATGAATCGATTTTGGAGCATTTGCCCGGAAATATCGCTGTGGGTCACACTCGTTATTCCACCACTGGTTCGAGTCGCAAAGATAATGCCCAGCCTGCTGTGGTTGAAACTCGATTAGGTTCATTAGCTTTAGCACATAATGGTAATTTAGTCAATACTGTAAAATTACGCGAAGAGTTAGTCGAGACTAAAGTTAGTTTAGTGACCACCACAGACTCAGAAATGATTGCTTTTGCGATCGCCGAAGCTGTGAACTCTGGTGCAGATTGGCTAGAAGGATCAATTCAAGCGTTTCATCGTTGCGAAGGCGCTTTTAGTTTAGTGATTGGGACTCCCGTTGGCGTGATGGGTGTTCGCGATCCCAATGGTATCCGCCCCTTAGTAATTGGGACTTTACCCGGTAATCCAGTTCGTTACGTCTTGGCTTCGGAAACTTGTGGTTTAGATATCATTGGAGCCGAATACTTACGAGATGTGGAACCAGGCGAGTTAGTTTGGATCACTGAAGCCGGTTTGGCTTCCTACCATTGGAGTCAAAAACCTGAGCGCAAGTTGTGTATCTTTGAGATGATTTACTTTGCTCGTCCTGATAGCATCATGCACAACGAAAGTTTGTACACCTATCGCATGAGGTTAGGGCGACGCATAGCCGCAGAATCGGCTGTAGATGCTGATATTGTCTTTGGTGTTCCTGATTCGGGAATCCCTGCGGCCATTGGATTTTCCCAAGCCTCTGGTGTACCTTACATGGAAGGATTGATTAAAAACCGCTATGTGGGGCGAACCTTTATTCAGCCTACACAATCGATGCGCGAAACCGGGATTCGGATGAAACTCAACCCCCTCAAAGATGTGCTGCTGGGTAAACGCGTGATTATTGTGGATGATTCCATTGTCCGGGGTACAACCAGCCGGAAACTGGTTAAAGCCTTGCGTGAAGCAGGTGCAACAGAAGTACATATGCGAATTTCTTCTCCACCCGTTACACATCCCTGTTTTTACGGGATCGATACTGATAGTCAGGATCAGCTGATTGCTGCTACCAAGTCCGTGGCAGAAATTGCCGAGCAGTTGGGAGTAGATAGCCTTGCTTATCTCAGTTGGGAGGGTATGCTACAAGAAACGCAGGAAGATACGAATACTTTCTGTTCGGCTTGTTTTACTGGGAATTATCCTGTGACTATTCCTGAGCAAGTCAAGCGTTCTAAGCTGATTTTGGAAAAAGTTGTGGTTTAG
- a CDS encoding DUF29 domain-containing protein: MLQILYCPKLNLCSIVESHEIKASSKCYNNWLSTIDEQRRQLLFIFDDSPSLEKIYLATVFNKCYQMARKLASKETQLSVSKFPESCPFSPSKIFDIDFYP; this comes from the coding sequence TTGTTACAGATCCTTTATTGCCCAAAGTTGAATTTATGCAGCATAGTTGAAAGCCACGAAATCAAGGCATCCTCAAAATGCTATAATAACTGGTTATCGACTATTGATGAACAACGTCGTCAACTGTTATTCATCTTTGATGATAGCCCTAGTTTAGAAAAAATTTATTTGGCTACAGTATTTAATAAATGTTATCAAATGGCTAGAAAATTAGCCAGTAAAGAAACTCAATTATCTGTGAGTAAGTTTCCTGAAAGTTGCCCTTTTTCCCCAAGTAAAATTTTCGATATTGATTTTTATCCGTAA
- a CDS encoding ABC transporter permease encodes MTSTKISLETGRDWLIGLVTNETFFYVVKRIFQALFTLLLATALSFFIMKLSPGDYVDTLRQNPTISPERIEELREQFGLNKSWPEQFGLWLWRIVRYGDFGTSFVYQRSVASLLWERIPATLLLAIASLFCTWAIAIPFGILAAVKQNQATDRILQVISYTGQGFPSFITALFLLIFAQITSPLFPVGGMTSINHADFSWFGKIIDIGWHMILPTIALSITSFAGLQRITRGELLDVLRQDYIQTARAKGLPENRVIYVHALRNAINPLITILGFELAGLLGGAFIAEQFFNWPGLGRLTLQAVMAKDQYLVMSSLVMSAVLLNIGNLMADLLLKVADPRIRLDS; translated from the coding sequence ATGACTTCTACCAAAATTTCCTTGGAGACAGGTCGGGATTGGCTCATCGGGCTAGTCACGAACGAAACATTTTTTTATGTGGTAAAACGGATATTCCAAGCACTGTTTACCTTATTATTGGCAACGGCGCTGTCGTTTTTTATCATGAAACTATCTCCAGGGGATTATGTAGATACCCTGCGGCAAAATCCGACAATTTCCCCAGAAAGAATTGAGGAATTAAGGGAACAGTTTGGTTTGAATAAATCTTGGCCAGAACAGTTTGGGCTATGGTTATGGCGAATTGTGAGATACGGAGATTTCGGCACGAGTTTTGTTTATCAACGTTCAGTTGCTTCTTTGTTGTGGGAACGGATACCAGCAACTTTACTTTTAGCGATCGCATCTTTATTCTGTACCTGGGCGATCGCCATTCCTTTTGGAATTCTCGCTGCTGTTAAACAAAATCAAGCCACCGACCGCATTTTACAAGTGATTAGCTACACCGGACAAGGATTTCCCAGTTTCATCACTGCCTTGTTTCTGCTCATATTTGCTCAAATCACCTCACCTTTATTCCCAGTAGGTGGAATGACAAGCATCAATCATGCTGATTTCTCTTGGTTTGGTAAAATCATTGATATCGGCTGGCACATGATTTTACCAACAATTGCTTTAAGTATCACTAGCTTTGCTGGTTTGCAAAGAATCACTCGCGGTGAATTGCTGGATGTTCTGCGTCAAGATTATATCCAAACGGCTCGTGCTAAGGGACTACCGGAGAATCGGGTGATTTACGTTCACGCCCTCCGCAATGCCATAAATCCCTTAATTACGATATTAGGCTTTGAATTGGCTGGTTTATTAGGTGGTGCATTCATTGCTGAACAATTCTTTAACTGGCCTGGTTTAGGGAGATTGACTTTGCAGGCGGTAATGGCAAAAGACCAGTATTTAGTGATGTCTAGCTTAGTAATGAGTGCTGTATTGTTGAATATAGGCAATTTAATGGCAGATTTGCTTTTAAAAGTAGCCGATCCCCGGATTCGTTTGGATTCTTAA
- a CDS encoding adenine phosphoribosyltransferase, producing MDLKSLIRDIPNFPKPGILFRDITTLLRDPEGLRYTIDFFSKKCIQAGFQVDYVLGMESRGFIFGPPLAYKLGAGFIPVRKQGKLPAAVHSIEYELEYGTDCLEMHQDALNPDSRVLIVDDLIATGGTANATAKLVQKFGCELVGFGFIIELRDLQGRKHLPDVPIISLIEY from the coding sequence ATGGATTTAAAGTCTCTAATTCGCGACATCCCAAATTTTCCCAAACCCGGAATTTTGTTTCGAGATATAACTACTTTACTGCGCGATCCAGAGGGATTACGCTACACTATTGACTTTTTTAGCAAAAAATGTATTCAAGCTGGATTCCAGGTGGATTATGTTCTGGGGATGGAGTCCCGTGGGTTTATTTTTGGCCCTCCTTTAGCTTACAAATTAGGAGCGGGTTTTATTCCCGTTCGTAAACAGGGAAAGTTACCAGCAGCAGTTCATTCAATTGAATATGAATTAGAGTATGGTACAGACTGTCTGGAAATGCATCAAGACGCGTTAAATCCAGATAGCCGTGTTTTAATTGTGGATGATTTGATTGCTACAGGTGGTACAGCCAATGCAACGGCCAAGTTGGTGCAGAAGTTTGGCTGCGAACTGGTCGGATTTGGGTTTATTATCGAGCTACGGGATTTACAAGGACGGAAACATTTACCAGATGTGCCGATTATTTCTCTAATTGAATACTAA
- a CDS encoding DUF3038 domain-containing protein: MNVSASLTPLNSPTPPSLPMILDTLPDPAIAAQVCPARTRLQVDLILLAIEALELGGSEAILAFADELELKGIIKNRVNLWRMRSSNPMRRAHIRRPLTIMEAKALVVIASYIARRLTVVIRQMLLTYQQMSEKQIPLAQNLRLSNYLERFRVHFKSRMNSRRSSVLALSSDEKLDELAMNLLGQLLFCTGTAGMQRFWISLFDGEVE; the protein is encoded by the coding sequence ATGAATGTCTCAGCCAGCTTAACGCCATTGAATAGTCCAACCCCCCCATCATTGCCGATGATTCTGGATACTTTACCAGACCCTGCGATCGCCGCACAGGTTTGTCCCGCTAGAACCAGGCTGCAAGTTGATCTAATTTTACTGGCGATTGAAGCTTTAGAACTTGGTGGTTCTGAAGCTATTCTGGCTTTTGCGGACGAGTTGGAATTGAAAGGAATTATTAAAAACCGGGTAAATTTATGGCGGATGCGTAGCTCTAACCCCATGCGAAGAGCGCATATCCGCCGTCCCTTAACTATCATGGAGGCAAAAGCTTTAGTAGTAATTGCTAGCTATATAGCCCGGCGTTTAACCGTTGTCATTCGCCAGATGTTGTTGACATATCAGCAAATGAGTGAAAAGCAAATACCCTTGGCACAAAATTTGCGGCTATCTAATTATCTAGAACGATTTCGAGTACATTTCAAAAGTCGGATGAATTCCCGACGTTCTAGTGTACTGGCCTTAAGTTCTGATGAAAAATTAGATGAGCTAGCAATGAATTTGTTGGGACAATTACTATTTTGTACTGGCACAGCTGGAATGCAGCGCTTTTGGATTAGTCTTTTTGACGGCGAAGTAGAGTAA